From one Takifugu rubripes chromosome 14, fTakRub1.2, whole genome shotgun sequence genomic stretch:
- the LOC105417355 gene encoding protocadherin alpha-3-like, with product MERSGQDSWRRGWKWIVFMMVLCLILPKTTGQIKYSVTEEIKEGTAVGNIAKDLGIDSNVLKLRGFRIVSSVNDPLFKVNENDGVLYINRNIDREQICQRSGACVINLKTVLENPLEIHYVAIEVLDVNDHSPSFPESSKRLEISESTLSGTKFQLQAALDPDSGLNSVQQYKLSQNNHFRLEVKDRSKDGKVPILLLQRPLDREAVSNHRLLLTALDGGKPPKSGTMEIMIDVLDVNDNAPVFTKDAYSTEINENVPPGTTIIRVNATDMDDGLNGDVSYYFGNVNSKVRELFDVNAATGEIIVKGKLDYEVDDSYEIDIQASDSGSVPLRTDKSITVKIKDVNDNSPIIEVTSLSNKISEDSRLGTTVALISITDLDSGINGNVISFVAGDVPFTLMPSVQENMHAIVTKSHLDRENQSIYDVTITAKDRGEPALTTEKTVRVVVSDVNDNSPQFFQGQYNFYVCENNEPGVSLFSVNAQDGDEGDNAVISYQIARDSSTDIKATTFLNINQDNGDILALKSFDFETLKTFQFQVVASDSGSPSLNSNVTVNVFILDQNDNAPVILYPVSSNGSAEGVEEIPRNVNAGHLVTKVRAYDADIGYNGWLLFSLQQVSDHSLFGLDRYTGQIRTLRSFTETDEAEHKLVILVKDNGNVSLSATATVMVKLVEPKEAFAASDLQSSAKDDEDSHVTFYLIITLGSVSVLFIISIIVLIAMQCSKSPDYTSKYLPETNYDGTLCHSIQYRSGDKRYMLVGPRMSIGSTIVPGSHANTLVLPDRRRNNEERCEQM from the coding sequence ATGGAACGGAGTGGACAGGACTCCTGGCGACGCGGATGGAAATGGATTGTTTTCATGATGGTTTTGTGTTTGATTCTTCCAAAAACGACCGGCCAGATCAAATATTCTGTAACAGAGGAGATCAAGGAAGGCACCGCTGTTGGAAATATAGCAAAAGATCTTGGAATAGATTCAAATGTTTTGAAATTAAGGGGATTCCGCATTGTTTCCAGCGTCAACGATCCCCTTTTCAAGGTAAATGAAAACGACGGCGTTTTATATATAAACCGTAACATTGACCGAGAACAAATATGCCAGCGGTCCGGAGCTTGCGTGATAAACCTTAAAACGGTGCTCGAGAACCCACTTGAAATCCATTATGTTGCAATCGAAGTGTTAGACGTGAACGACCACTCGCCATCCTTCCCGGAGAGCAGTAAAAGGCTGGAAATATCAGAGTCCACCTTATCGGGAACCAAATTCCAGCTACAAGCAGCACTGGATCCTGATAGTGGATTAAATTCCGTTCAGCAATATAAATTAAGTCAAAACAACCATTTTCGCCTTGAAGTCAAAGACCGCAGTAAAGACGGGAAAGTGCCGATTTTACTGCTGCAACGCCCATTGGACAGAGAGGCCGTCAGCAACCACAGACTGCTGCTGACGGCCCTGGATGGAGGCAAGCCACCGAAATCAGGGACCATGGAGATAATGATTGACGTCTTAGATGTGAATGATAACGCGCCCGTGTTTACAAAGGATGCATATtccacagaaataaatgaaaatgtgccGCCCGGAACGACAATAATACGAGTCAACGCCACAGACATGGACGACGGTTTAAACGGAGACGTTAGCTATTATTTTGGCAACGTGAACAGCAAAGTTCGTGAGCTTTTTGATGTTAACGCCGCCACAGGAGAAATAATTGTAAAAGGAAAATTAGATTATGAAGTGGACGATAGTTATGAGATAGATATCCAGGCATCTGACAGTGGTTCCGTGCCACTCAGAACAGATAAAAGTATAACTGTAAAAATCAAAGATGTTAATGACAATTCACCTATAATTGAAGTGACATCGCTGTCTAACAAAATTTCAGAGGACTCCAGACTTGGAACTACAGTAGCACTTATAAGCATTACTGATTTAGACTCTGGGATAAACGGAAATGTTATCAGCTTTGTTGCCGGCGATGTTCCCTTTACATTAATGCCGTCagtgcaggaaaacatgcacGCCATTGTTACAAAGTCACACCTGGACAGGGAAAACCAATCGATATATGACGTCACAATCACAGCAAAAGACAGGGGTGAACCAGCCCTAACAACTGAAAAGACAGTCAGAGTTGTAGTctctgatgtcaatgacaacAGTCCACAGTTTTTCCAAGGTCAGTACAACTTTTATGTCTGTGAGAATAATGAGCCAGGAGTGTCACTTTTTTCTGTAAATGCCCAAGATGGTGACGAGGGGGATAATGCGGTGATTTCCTATCAAATTGCGAGAGATTCAAGCACTGACATTAAAGCAACCACCTTTCTAAACATCAATCAAGATAATGGAGATATTTTAGCTTTGAAAAGTTTTGACTTTGAGACACTGAAAACATTCCAGTTCCAAGTTGTTGCCTCAGATTCTGGAAGTCCGTCACTGAACAGCAACGTGACAGTGAACgtgttcattctggatcagaacgacaacgctccagtcatcctgtatccagtcagctccaacggttctgctgaaggtgtggaggagattccccgcaatgtgaacgcaggacacttggtgactaaagtcagagcctatgatgctgatataggatataacggctggttgttgttctcactgcagcaagttagtgaccacagtctctttggtttggaccgctacacaggacagatcagaacactgcgctcattcacagagacagacgaggctgagcataaactggtcatactggtcaaagacaatggcaacgtttccctgtcagcaacagctactgtgatggtcaaactggtggagcccaaagaggcttttgctgcttctgaccttcAGAGTTCTGCAAAGGATGATGAGGACAGTCACGTGACTTTTTATCTGATCATCACTTTGGGCTCCGTgtcagttctcttcatcatcagcatcatcgtcctgattgcaatgcagtgctccaaatctccagactacacttctaaatatctgccagagactaattatgatggaacactgtgccacagcatccagtacagatcaggagacaaacgCTACATGTTAGTTGGACCCAGGATGAGTATAGGATCTACTATAGTACCAGGCAGCCACGCTAACACACTGGTGCTCCccgacaggaggagaaacaatgaggag